From the genome of Dehalococcoidales bacterium:
TCACTGCGTTCAGGATGACAAAAGTGATGTCTTTGCGAGCGCAGCGAAGCAATCTCATATAAATTCGTGTGAGATTGCCACGTCATTCGCCTAAAAGCTCCTTCCTCGCAAAGACGGTGTAACCCTCTGCAACAATGCACCGGATTGATGTACACTATCAGGGGTGTTCTTTTAGGAGCAATTGCGATAGTTATCAACGTTAGTTTAATAATATACGGAATATTTAGATTAATCGTCGGTGGCGGTATTATTTAGGCGGAAGTCACAAAATTTCGTAAAAAACCATTCGATTAGTATTCTATATCCGACCGTATCGGTGTATAATTAACCGAGGAGCAACTTTAGGAGGGATAGAAATGTTAGCACCGGCAATCGTTTTTTTAGTTATCGTTTTTGTAATCTTATTTCTGATTATGGGTATTTATACCGTTAAGCAGCAGACTTTCGCCGTAATTGAGCGGTTTGGGAAGTTTGCCAGAATCGCCGGGCCGGGGCTTCATATCAAATGGCCGATAATTGAGAGCGTTGTCGGGCGTGTTTCGATTAGAGTTAGGGAATTAAATGTCGAGGTCAAGACAAAAACCATTGATAATGTTTTCGTAAATCTTCTTATTGCGGTTCAGTTTTTTGTAACCAAAGAAAAGGTTTGGGATGCCTTTTACAAACTGACCAATCCGTTGGCACAAATGGAATCCTTTGTTTTCGATACCGTCAGGGCGAAAGTCCCTCATATGAAATTGGACGAAGTCTTTGAGAAAAAGGAAGACATTGCCGAAGATATCGAAGCTAAGCTGGGCGATATAATGCCGGAGTTCGGCTACTTTATAAAGACGGCCCTGGTAAACGACATTGTCCCCGACAGTAAAGTAGCGACCGCAATGAATGAGATCAATGCACAGGAAAGAATGAGGGTTGCCGCCGAGCATAGGGGCGAAGCCGAAAAAATCTTGGTGGTTAAAGCGGCTGAAGCCGATGCCAGAAGTAAGGAGTTATCGGGTATCGGTGTTGCCAATCAGAGGATGGCGATTATTAAGGGTTTACGCGAATCGGTGGAAGACTTCCAACAGGCGATTAAGGGAATTGATGCCCGAGATGTTATGTCGCTTGTCCTTTTGACCCAATATTACGATATGCTGACCGATGTCGGGAAGCACTCCAATAATAACACGATTCTTATTCCGCACTCGCCGGGAGCAGTTGGGGATTTCCAACA
Proteins encoded in this window:
- a CDS encoding SPFH domain-containing protein, which gives rise to MLAPAIVFLVIVFVILFLIMGIYTVKQQTFAVIERFGKFARIAGPGLHIKWPIIESVVGRVSIRVRELNVEVKTKTIDNVFVNLLIAVQFFVTKEKVWDAFYKLTNPLAQMESFVFDTVRAKVPHMKLDEVFEKKEDIAEDIEAKLGDIMPEFGYFIKTALVNDIVPDSKVATAMNEINAQERMRVAAEHRGEAEKILVVKAAEADARSKELSGIGVANQRMAIIKGLRESVEDFQQAIKGIDARDVMSLVLLTQYYDMLTDVGKHSNNNTILIPHSPGAVGDFQQQILTSLLAADKASEEHKK